The following coding sequences lie in one Pseudorasbora parva isolate DD20220531a chromosome 18, ASM2467924v1, whole genome shotgun sequence genomic window:
- the fut7 gene encoding alpha-(1,3)-fucosyltransferase 7 has product MGSRKIWTAKLKKSHFQPPMTLLILFLAIGFIYNWLIMVDKQHLDDSNVLLTNNITILLWHWPFGTRYSLTGNVCLRDYSISGCVLEDNRALYESANLVVFHNFELKLRREHLPVHLHRPAKQRWVWLSLEASENNGNLLAYNNLFNLTMSYHPYADITVPYGKLLQRKKPGPDFVIPKSYEACWVVSNYQKRHKRSAVFQELNKTLNVQLYGRFAKKPLAKEELLPTISRCYFYLAFENTQSPHYISEKLWRNAFQAGTVPVVLGPPRKDYEAVAPSDSFIHVDDFKSIKALAEYLRGLTKDPKRYNAYFTWRQDYTVKLYTDWRERLCNICPIYGQLPSQRVYEDLSVWTKL; this is encoded by the coding sequence ATGGGCTCCAGGAAAATATGGACAGCAAAGTTGAAAAAGAGCCATTTTCAACCGCCCATGACTCTCCTCATTTTATTCCTGGCCATTGGCTTCATCTACAATTGGTTGATAATGGTTGATAAACAACATCTTGATGACAGCAATGTGTTACTCACAAACAATATCACCATCCTGTTGTGGCACTGGCCGTTCGGCACCCGGTATAGCCTCACAGGGAACGTGTGCCTGAGGGACTACAGCATCTCTGGATGTGTGCTAGAGGACAATCGCGCTCTCTACGAGAGCGCCAATCTGGTAGTCTTTCATAACTTTGAGCTGAAGCTGCGTAGAGAACATCTTCCAGTGCATCTCCATCGGCCTGCCAAACAgaggtgggtgtggctttcgtTGGAAGCATCGGAAAACAATGGCAACTTGTTGGCGTACAACAACCTTTTCAACCTCACCATGTCATATCACCCTTATGCTGACATCACTGTGCCCTATGGGAAGCTGCTACAGAGGAAGAAACCAGGTCCAGACTTTGTTATCCCAAAAAGTTATGAAGCCTGTTGGGTGGTTAGTAACTACCAGAAACGGCATAAGAGGAGCGCGGTGTTCCAGGAGCTGAACAAGACCCTCAACGTGCAACTGTATGGCCGATTTGCCAAAAAACCTCTAGCAAAGGAGGAGCTGCTCCCAACAATTTCCCGCTGTTATTTCTACCTAGCTTTTGAAAACACACAGTCTCCCCACTATATCTCAGAAAAGCTGTGGAGAAACGCCTTCCAGGCCGGGACCGTGCCCGTGGTGCTGGGGCCGCCACGGAAAGACTATGAAGCTGTGGCGCCTTCGGATTCCTTCATCCATGTGGATGATTTTAAATCTATTAAGGCCCTGGCTGAGTATCTGAGAGGCCTAACTAAAGATCCAAAGAGATATAATGCATATTTTACTTGGCGACAAGACTATACAGTCAAACTATATACGGACTGGAGAGAGAGATTGTGCAATATCTGCCCCATATACGGACAATTACCAAGTCAAAGGGTTTATGAGGATCTGAGTGTTTGGACAAAATTGTAA